The Bemisia tabaci chromosome 5, PGI_BMITA_v3 genome includes a window with the following:
- the Phb1 gene encoding prohibitin 1 codes for MAAQIFGRIGQLGVGLAMVGGVVNSALYNVDGGHRAVIFDRFTGVKNIVTGEGTHFFIPWVQRPILFDIRSRPRNVPVITGSKDLQNVNITLRILFRPVPDQLPKIYTILGQDYEERVLPSITTEVLKAVVAQFDAGELITQRELVSQKVSEDLVERASQFGVILDDISITHLTFGKEFTQAVELKQVAQQEAERARFLVEKAEQQKQAAIISAQGDAEAASLLAKSFGEAGEGLVELRRIEAAEDIAYQLSRSRQVTYLPAGPGVLLNLPTQ; via the exons ATGGCTGCTCAAATATTTGGGAGAATAGGGCAGCTTGGAGTCGGACTTGCCATGGTCGGAGGTGTTGTCAATTCAGCTCTGTATAACG TGGATGGTGGTCACAGAGCAGTTATTTTTGACAGATTCACAGGAGTCAAAAATATTGTAACAGGAGAAGGTACCCACTTCTTCATTCCTTGGGTTCAGAGACCTATCTTGTTCGATATTAGGTCACGCCCACGAAATGTTCCTGTCATCACCGGAAGTAAAG ATTTGCAAAATGTCAATATCACACTTAGGATCTTGTTCAGGCCAGTACCAGATCAACTACCAAAAATATACACGATCCTAGGTCAAGATTACGAAGAGAGAGTACTACCCTCAATCACCACCGAAGTTTTAAAAGCTGTTGTA GCTCAGTTTGATGCTGGAGAACTAATTACGCAGAGAGAACTTGTTTCACAAAAGGTCAGCGAAGATCTCGTAGAACGTGCATCACAGTTTGGAGTTATTTTAGACGATATTTCAATT acGCATTTAACATTTGGCAAAGAATTCACGCAAGCTGTTGAATTGAAACAAGTTGCTCAACAAGAAGCAGAAAGAGCTCGCTTCCTCGTCGAGAAG GCTGAACAACAAAAACAAGCTGCTATCATTTCAGCGCAAGGAGATGCTGAGGCCGCCTCACTCCTAGCCAAATCATTCGGAGAAGCTGGTGAAGGTTTAGTTGAACTGAGACGTATTGAAGCTGCAGAAGATATCGCCTACCAACTCTCCAGATCTCGCCAAGTCACGTACTTACCCGCCGGACCAGGCGTTTTACTGAACTTACCAACACAATAA
- the PIG-T gene encoding GPI transamidase component PIG-T: MFILFTILFQLIFSVNTFSNLYSDSFHEELLIKRLSSGHVYSYFQFTTLWNTTLDKSTFDHTHLWPRSLGEILGYHNVQELHVSLTQGLWRYQNWGYPVVEAPPGAELWVWFKPDTENVEKEWKLLAGALSGLLCASLNFIETSNSMTPELSFRPVGVADISNPVNSSFLRYATLPREIVCTENLTPLKKLLPCDSKKGLSTLLNAGYVHNTNYHSLGLHFRQTCSGKYCVNPVIELRQTVSLVYDLSIVEPINQDWSIRKLFGVGVGSGCPLASSSRIYVDISSNETGPVFHLTPNPDSVALSMRGGYQSTFAVYDISSAEKLFNINANYRKLSSVPLSYPPPLYVNRYIAGYGQERGRIVTKIHNKHRTPLKIIYLENIPWFMPIYYHTLKVTANNRNINPIQKRYHPGKERVRPYFLEVVLEIPARTSIEVHFEFDYIFLKWQEYPPDANHGFYVGSAVITCMLPVGRNYTGLPPEASLISDSWNASQQGYLVQLRTESLILTLPTPDFSMPYNVICLACTVVALAFGPLHNITTKRLQLVKLDEEPKGVFPFPKE, from the exons atgttcaTCCTTTTCACTATTCTGTTTCAACTGATCTTTTCAGTCAATACATTCAGTAATTTATACTCGGACAGTTTTCATGAAGAACTATTAATAAAGCGGTTGTCGAGTGGTCATGTATACTCATACTTTCAATTTACGACGCTGTGGAATACAACCCTTGACAAGAGTACTT ttgaCCACACTCATTTATGGCCTCGCTCACTTGGTGAGATTCTAGGGTATCACAATGTTCAAGAGCTTCATGTGAGTCTAACGCAGGGCCTTTGGCGGTACCAGAATTGGGGATATCCGGTTGTTGAAGCCCCACCCGGAGCGGAACTGTGGGTTTGGTTCAAACCAGACACAGAGAA TGTTGAAAAGGAATGGAAATTACTCGCAGGCGCTCTCTCGGGGCTGCTTTGCGCTTCcctaaattttattgaaacttCAAATAGTATGACCCCTGAGCTCAGCTTTCGACCTGTAGGAGTAGCTGATATTAGTAACCCTGTCAACTCATCGTTTCTACGCTATGCAACTCTTCCCAGAGAAATCGTTTGTACTGAAAATCTGACACCCTTGAAGAAGTTATTGCCCTGTGATTCTAAG aaagGATTGTCAACCCTCTTGAATGCAGGATATGTACATAATACGAATTATCATTCCCTAGGACTGCATTTTAGACAGACATGCTCA gGAAAGTATTGTGTAAATCCAGTCATAGAATTAAGGCAGACAGTCTCATTAGTTTACGACCTAAGTATAGTTGAGCCAATAAATCAAGACTGGTCCATCAGGAAACTCTTTGGAGTTGGAGTGGGATCTGGATGTCCTCTCGCATCATCAAGCCGCATTTATGTCGACATCAGCTCAAATGAG ACCGGTCCAGTATTTCATCTAACACCAAATCCTGACTCAGTGGCTCTTAGTATGAGAGGAGGTTATCAATCAACGTTTGCAGTCTACGATATCTCATCGGCAGAAAAACTGTTCAATATCAATGCCAATTATCGCAAACTGTCTTCAGTTCCTTTAAGTTATCCACCACCTCTGTATGTGAACAGGTATATAGCAG GATACGGTCAAGAAAGAGGTCGAATTGTGACCAAAATTCACAACAAACACAGGACTCCTCTGAAAATCATCTATTTGGAAAATATCCCATGGTTCATGCCTATCTACTATCACACATTGAAAGTCACCGCCAATAATAGAAATATTAATCCAA TTCAGAAAAGGTACCACCCAGGCAAAGAGCGCGTCAGACCGTACTTCCTTGAGGTCGTTCTAGAAATACCTGCTAGAACCTCTATCGAAGTCCATTTTGAATTCGATTACATTTTTCTCAAGTGGCAAGAATACCCGCCAGATGCCAATCATGGATTCTATGTTGGCTCCGCTGTCATCACATGCATGCTGCCTGTGGGAAGGAACTACACTGGGTTACCTCCGGAAGCATCGTTGATCTCAGACAG TTGGAACGCCTCTCAACAAGGTTACTTGGTTCAGCTTCGAACTGAGTCTCTCATTTTAACCTTGCCAACGCCTGATTTTAGTATGCCGTACAATGTCATTTGCTTAGCATGCACTGTTGTTGCATTAGCGTTTGGGCCCTTGCACAATATCACAACAAAAAG actgCAATTAGTGAAACTTGACGAGGAACCAAAAGGTGTTTTTCCCTTTCCTAAAGAATAA